In a genomic window of Bombina bombina isolate aBomBom1 chromosome 10, aBomBom1.pri, whole genome shotgun sequence:
- the LOC128640792 gene encoding uncharacterized protein LOC128640792 encodes MSTTSSTTGPSSMSHTSSATEFGIVSTTMPPSGSSTVSTTSSITVPSTMSTTISTTVPSTMSTTSSITVPSTMSTTSSITEPSAMSTTSSITEPSAMSTTSSITEPSTMSTTISTTEPSTMSSTISTTEPSTMSTSISTTEPSTMSTTISTTEPSTMYSTSSITEPSAMSTTISTTEPSTMSTISSTTEPSTMSTTSSITEPSALSTTISTAGPSTMSATSSTTGSSTMSTTSSTTVPSTMSTTSFTKEPSTMSTTISTTGPNTMSTTSSTTGASTISTTMTTLGPSTMSTTMTTPGPSTMSATSSISESSTVSTTMTTIGPSTMSTTSSTTGPNTISPTSFTAEFSTMSTTKPIPGSSTLFSTSSTTVPRSVPTTSSSTESSTISSTGSTTGTSTVSTTSSIIGTSTVSTTSSITGTSTVSTTSSITGTSRVSTTSSITGPSTVSTISSTTGPSKIFTTSSTIGPTTIPTTQDLLFNDLVPYNVSFKILNWNYTDDLNKSSSGEYQKLSAKIVQPLNETFKMKLPLEKIEIIRFL; translated from the coding sequence ATGTCCACTACAAGCTCCACAACTGGACCTAGTTCAATGTCCCATACAAGCTCTGCAACTGAATTTGGCATTGTGTCCACTACAATGCCCCCTTCTGGATCAAGCACAGTGTCCACTACAAGCTCCATAACTGTACCCAGCACAATGTCCACTACAATCTCCACAACTGTACCAAGCACAATGTCCACTACAAGCTCCATAACTGTACCCAGCACAATGTCCACTACAAGCTCCATAACTGAACCCAGTGCAATGTCTACTACAAGCTCCATAACTGAACCCAGTGCAATGTCTACTACAAGTTCCATAACTGAACCCAGCACAATGTCCACTACAATCTCCACAACTGAACCCAGCACAATGTCCAGTACAATCTCCACAACTGAACCCAGCACAATGTCCACTTCAATCTCCACAACTGAACCCAGCACAATGTCCACTACAATCTCCACAACTGAACCCAGCACAATGTACTCTACAAGCTCCATAACTGAACCCAGTGCAATGTCTACTACAATCTCAACAACTGAACCCAGCACAATGTCCACTATAAGCTCCACAACTGAACCCAGCACAATGTCTACTACAAGCTCCATAACTGAACCCAGTGCATTGTCCACTACAATATCCACAGCAGGACCCAGCACAATGTCTGCTACAAGCTCCACAACTGGATCCAGCACAATGTCCACTACAAGCTCCACAACTGTACCCAGCACAATGTCCACTACAAGCTTCACAAAGGAACCCAGCACAATGTCCACTACAATCTCCACAACTGGACCCAATACAATGTCCACTACAAGCTCCACAACTGGAGCCAGTACAATATCCACTACAATGACCACCCTTGGACCCAGCACAATGTCCACTACAATGACCACTCCTGGACCCAGCACAATGTCTGCTACAAGCTCCATATCTGAATCCAGCACTGTGTCCACTACAATGACCACTATTGGACCCAGCACAATGTCCACAACAAGCTCTACAACTGGACCCAACACAATCTCCCCTACAAGCTTTACAGCTGAATTCAGCACAATGTCTACCACAAAACCCATTCCTGGATCCAGCACATTGTTCTCTACAAGCTCCACAACTGTACCCAGATCAGTGCCCACTACAAGCTCTTCAACTGAATCAAGCACAATATCCTCTACAGGCTCCACAACTGGAACCAGCACAGTCTCCACTACAAGCTCCATAATTGGAACCAGCACAGTCTCCACTACAAGCTCCATAACTGGAACCAGCACAGTGTCCACTACAAGCTCCATAACTGGGACCAGCAGAGTGTCCACTACAAGTTCTATAACTGGACCAAGCACAGTGTCAACAATCAGCTCTACAACTGGACCCAGCAAAATATTCACTACGAGCTCCACAATTGGACCCACCACAATACCCACTACACAGGACCTGTTATTTAATGACCTTGTACCATATAACGTATCATTCAAGATACTTAACTGGAATTACACAGATGATCTTAATAAATCTTCCTCTGGGGAATATCAAAAGCTTTCAGCAAAAATAGTACAACCG